In Streptomyces sp. NBC_01426, one genomic interval encodes:
- a CDS encoding cobalamin biosynthesis protein, whose translation MRADRVFAYGVTAGLIGDRILGDPRRGHPVAAFGRAAASVERALWRDDRARGVVHALVCVGGAAALGALGSRAVRSRPAAARVALTAVATWAVVGGTSLGREARAIGVALSAGDTEVARERLPHLCGRDPQALDDQQMARAVVESVAENTSDAVVGALVWGAVAGVPGLLAFRAVNTLDAMVGHRSPRHFRYGWASARLDDLAGWPGARLTALAAVLAGPDRRGAVRAWRADAAAHPSPNAGPVEASFAGALGVRLGGTLAYGGRVEHRAVLNGAAGRPVEVADIERAVRLSRRVTWVALASCVALRCAVSRRFGKGSA comes from the coding sequence ATGCGTGCCGATCGCGTTTTCGCGTACGGCGTCACGGCGGGCCTGATCGGCGACCGGATCCTCGGGGATCCGCGCCGCGGGCACCCCGTGGCCGCCTTCGGAAGAGCCGCCGCCTCCGTCGAACGCGCCCTGTGGCGCGACGACCGCGCCCGCGGCGTCGTGCACGCCCTGGTGTGCGTGGGGGGCGCGGCCGCGCTCGGCGCGCTGGGCTCACGGGCCGTGCGCTCCCGGCCCGCGGCCGCCCGTGTCGCCCTCACCGCCGTCGCGACCTGGGCCGTCGTCGGCGGCACCTCCCTCGGACGGGAGGCCCGTGCCATCGGCGTGGCGCTCTCCGCCGGGGACACCGAGGTGGCCCGCGAACGACTGCCGCACCTGTGCGGGCGCGATCCGCAGGCCCTGGACGATCAGCAGATGGCCCGCGCGGTCGTGGAGTCCGTCGCCGAGAACACCTCCGACGCGGTGGTCGGGGCCCTGGTCTGGGGCGCCGTCGCCGGCGTGCCCGGCCTGCTGGCCTTCCGCGCCGTGAACACGTTGGACGCGATGGTGGGCCACAGGTCGCCCCGCCACTTCCGCTACGGCTGGGCCTCCGCCCGGCTCGACGACCTGGCCGGCTGGCCGGGGGCCCGGTTGACGGCGCTGGCCGCGGTACTGGCCGGCCCCGACCGGCGGGGAGCCGTGCGGGCCTGGCGCGCCGACGCCGCCGCGCACCCGAGCCCGAACGCGGGCCCGGTGGAGGCCTCCTTCGCCGGCGCGCTGGGCGTTCGGCTGGGCGGCACCCTCGCGTACGGGGGGCGGGTCGAACACCGGGCCGTGTTGAACGGCGCCGCGGGCCGGCCGGTGGAGGTCGCGGACATCGAACGCGCCGTACGGCTGTCGCGTCGGGTGACGTGGGTGGCGCTGGCCTCGTGTGTGGCACTGCGGTGTGCGGTGTCGCGTCGGTTCGGGAAGGGAAGCGCGTGA
- a CDS encoding CapA family protein — MRAVARIGAAAAALAVVGGAVYAVPHLRGGGGGAKPATEQRLGAKPTGAAPAPAGTPFTLVATGDIIPYPSIIQRAADDAEGTGRAHDFRKILAGVKPLISAADLAICHHEIPYGRPGGPYTGYPAFKAPHELADGLKDAGYDSCSTGSNHTLDDGYDGLVRTLDHLDRVGIKHVGSGRSADEAKAPALVRAGGARIAQLDYTYGTNGIPIPAGKPWSVNLIDEARIIADARAARAAGANVVVLSVHWGTEWQTAPDQQQRELAQALTASRGADGLPDIDLILGTHNHVPQPYEKINGTWVVFGMGDQVASFYEAEKARGNMSSIPRFTFSPAKDRPGRWEVVKAEYLTQYSDMTPPFRVVCTSCAAGDDTLSAADKSRYAAVDRQITAAVASRGAHAQGLEHATR, encoded by the coding sequence ATGAGGGCAGTCGCCAGAATAGGCGCCGCCGCGGCCGCGTTGGCAGTCGTGGGCGGCGCGGTCTACGCCGTGCCGCACCTGAGGGGCGGGGGCGGCGGGGCGAAGCCGGCCACGGAGCAGCGCCTCGGCGCGAAGCCCACCGGCGCGGCGCCGGCGCCGGCCGGGACGCCGTTCACCCTGGTGGCGACCGGCGACATCATCCCGTACCCGTCGATCATCCAGCGGGCGGCCGACGACGCCGAGGGCACCGGCCGGGCCCACGACTTCCGGAAGATCCTCGCAGGGGTCAAGCCCCTGATATCCGCCGCCGACCTGGCGATATGCCACCACGAGATACCCTACGGGCGCCCCGGCGGCCCCTACACGGGCTACCCCGCCTTCAAGGCGCCCCACGAGTTGGCCGACGGCCTCAAGGACGCCGGGTACGACAGTTGCTCGACCGGCTCCAACCACACGCTCGACGACGGCTACGACGGTCTCGTCCGCACCCTCGACCACCTCGACCGGGTCGGCATCAAGCACGTCGGATCGGGCCGCAGCGCCGACGAGGCGAAGGCCCCCGCGCTCGTGCGGGCGGGCGGCGCGCGGATCGCCCAGTTGGACTACACGTACGGGACGAACGGCATCCCGATCCCGGCCGGCAAGCCCTGGTCCGTCAACCTGATCGACGAGGCGCGGATCATCGCCGACGCCCGCGCGGCCCGGGCGGCGGGCGCGAACGTCGTCGTCCTGAGCGTCCACTGGGGCACGGAATGGCAGACGGCGCCCGACCAGCAGCAGCGGGAGCTGGCGCAGGCCCTGACCGCGTCGCGCGGCGCCGACGGCCTCCCCGACATCGATCTGATCCTCGGCACGCACAACCACGTCCCGCAGCCCTACGAGAAGATCAACGGCACCTGGGTGGTCTTCGGCATGGGCGACCAGGTGGCCAGCTTCTACGAGGCCGAGAAGGCGCGCGGCAACATGTCCTCGATCCCCCGCTTCACCTTCTCGCCGGCGAAGGACCGGCCGGGGCGCTGGGAGGTGGTGAAGGCCGAGTACCTGACGCAGTACTCGGACATGACCCCGCCGTTCCGGGTCGTCTGCACCTCCTGCGCCGCCGGCGACGACACCCTGTCCGCGGCCGACAAGAGCCGGTACGCCGCCGTCGACCGGCAGATCACCGCGGCCGTAGCCTCGCGCGGCGCGCATGCCCAGGGACTGGAGCACGCCACCCGCTGA
- the cobO gene encoding cob(I)yrinic acid a,c-diamide adenosyltransferase, with protein sequence MPQGQPSVVPDDGLTTRQRRNRPLVFVHTGPGKGKSTAAFGLALRAWNQGWPIGVFQFVKSAKWKVGEENALKVLGASGEGGSVVWHKMGEGWSWVQRDAQLDNEQAAKEGWEQVKRDLAAETHRLYVLDEFAYPMHWGWIDVDEVIEVLRNRPGTQHVVITGRNAPEELVEFADLVTEMTKVKHPMDAGQKGQKGIEW encoded by the coding sequence ATGCCGCAGGGACAGCCGTCCGTCGTTCCGGACGACGGACTCACGACGCGCCAGCGTCGCAACCGCCCGCTCGTCTTCGTCCACACCGGCCCCGGCAAGGGCAAGTCGACGGCGGCCTTCGGGTTGGCGCTGCGCGCCTGGAACCAGGGCTGGCCGATCGGGGTGTTCCAGTTCGTCAAGTCGGCGAAGTGGAAGGTCGGCGAGGAGAACGCGCTGAAGGTGCTCGGCGCCTCGGGCGAGGGCGGTTCCGTCGTCTGGCACAAGATGGGCGAGGGCTGGTCGTGGGTCCAGCGTGACGCGCAGCTCGACAACGAGCAGGCGGCCAAGGAAGGCTGGGAGCAGGTCAAGCGCGATCTGGCCGCCGAGACGCACCGGCTGTACGTGCTCGACGAGTTCGCGTACCCGATGCACTGGGGCTGGATCGACGTGGACGAGGTGATCGAGGTGCTGCGCAACCGTCCCGGCACCCAGCACGTGGTGATCACGGGTCGCAACGCGCCGGAGGAGCTGGTGGAGTTCGCGGACCTGGTCACCGAGATGACCAAGGTCAAGCACCCCATGGACGCCGGCCAGAAGGGCCAGAAGGGCATCGAGTGGTGA
- a CDS encoding cobyrinate a,c-diamide synthase — protein sequence MVTSLPIPRLVIAAPSSGSGKTTVATGLMAAFSERGLAVSPHKAGPDYIDPGYHALATGRPGRNLDAFMCGPELVAPLFAHGAAGCDLALIEGVMGLYDGAAGRGELASTAQVAKLLRAPVVLVVDASSQSRSVAALVHGFASFDPQVRLGGVILNKVGSDRHEVMLREALEEAGMPVLGVLRRAPQVAAPSRHLGLVPVAERRADAVSSVGALADQVRAGCDLDALMALARTAPPLDGEAWDAGAAIASASGPAVGGALADGLAQAGRGGRPLVAVAGGAAFTFSYAEHAELLTAAGADVVTFDPLRDERLPDGTAGLVIGGGFPEVYAPELSANEPLRGAVAAFAAAGGPVAAECAGLLYLGASLDGKPMCGVLDAHARMSERLTLGYREAVAVSDSSLAVAGTRLRGHEFHRTVIEPGAGASPAWGFTHPERRVEGFVRDGVHASYLHTHWAAAPAVARRFAGSARRFAEAAAPAR from the coding sequence GTGGTGACATCGCTCCCCATACCGCGCCTGGTGATCGCCGCGCCGTCCTCCGGCAGCGGCAAGACCACCGTCGCGACGGGCCTGATGGCGGCCTTCTCGGAGCGCGGCCTCGCCGTGTCCCCGCACAAGGCCGGGCCCGACTACATCGACCCGGGTTACCACGCGCTGGCCACCGGCCGGCCGGGGCGGAACCTGGACGCCTTCATGTGCGGGCCGGAGCTGGTCGCCCCGCTCTTCGCGCACGGGGCGGCCGGGTGCGACCTGGCCCTGATCGAGGGCGTGATGGGCCTGTACGACGGGGCGGCGGGGCGCGGCGAGCTGGCCTCGACGGCGCAGGTCGCCAAGCTGCTGCGGGCGCCGGTGGTCCTGGTCGTGGACGCCTCCTCGCAGTCGCGGTCGGTGGCGGCGCTGGTGCACGGCTTCGCCTCGTTCGACCCGCAGGTGCGGCTCGGGGGCGTGATCCTCAACAAGGTCGGCTCCGACCGGCACGAGGTCATGCTCCGGGAGGCCCTGGAGGAGGCCGGGATGCCGGTTCTGGGTGTCCTGCGGCGGGCTCCGCAGGTCGCGGCGCCCTCGCGGCACCTGGGGCTGGTACCGGTGGCCGAGCGCCGGGCCGACGCGGTGTCCTCGGTGGGGGCGCTCGCCGACCAGGTCCGGGCGGGCTGTGACCTGGACGCGCTGATGGCCCTGGCCCGGACCGCGCCGCCGCTGGACGGCGAGGCGTGGGACGCCGGTGCGGCGATCGCGTCGGCGTCGGGACCGGCGGTGGGCGGGGCGCTCGCGGACGGCCTCGCGCAGGCGGGGCGGGGCGGCCGGCCGCTGGTCGCCGTGGCGGGCGGGGCCGCGTTCACGTTCTCGTACGCCGAGCACGCGGAGTTGCTCACCGCCGCAGGGGCGGACGTCGTCACCTTCGATCCGCTGCGGGACGAACGGTTGCCCGACGGGACCGCCGGGCTGGTGATCGGCGGCGGGTTCCCCGAGGTGTACGCGCCCGAGCTGTCCGCCAACGAGCCGCTGCGCGGGGCCGTCGCCGCCTTCGCCGCGGCCGGCGGACCGGTGGCGGCGGAGTGCGCGGGGCTGCTGTACCTCGGGGCGTCGTTGGACGGCAAGCCGATGTGCGGGGTGCTGGACGCGCATGCCCGGATGTCGGAGCGGCTGACGTTGGGCTACCGCGAGGCGGTGGCGGTGTCCGACAGCTCGCTCGCCGTGGCGGGGACCAGGTTGCGCGGGCACGAGTTCCACCGCACGGTGATCGAGCCGGGCGCCGGTGCCTCGCCCGCGTGGGGGTTCACGCATCCCGAGCGTCGCGTCGAGGGGTTCGTGCGGGACGGGGTGCACGCCAGCTATCTGCACACGCACTGGGCGGCGGCCCCGGCCGTCGCGCGGCGGTTCGCCGGGTCCGCCCGGCGCTTCGCGGAAGCCGCGGCGCCGGCCCGGTGA
- the cobC gene encoding Rv2231c family pyridoxal phosphate-dependent protein CobC, translating to MGEYVTPLVVGVGGRAGVSVAEVCALVEETLRGAGLATGSVTALATVESKTAEAGLAGAAERFGVPLVGYSAERLAAIVVPHPSDAVRDAAGTSSVAEAAALAGGGELLVPKRRSMAATCAVATAQAHDLRHHGDAEVLDAGEALVDLAVNVRTDTPPQWLRQRIADCLGDLAAYPDGRAARAAVADRHGLPVERVLLTAGAAEAFVLIARALGAVRPVVVHPQFTEPEAALRDAGHRVERVVLSAEDGFRLDPAEVPEDADLVIVGNPTNPTSVLHPAADLAQLARPGRILVVDEAFMDAVPGEREALAGRMDVPGLVVLRSLTKTWGLAGLRIGYVLAEPSVIAKLAAAQPLWPVSTPALVAAEACVAPAALAEAEAAARRIAVDRAHLLAGLAEFDEVTVAGVAEGPFVLIKVAGAAEIRTRLRALGFAVRRGDTFPGLDPSWLRLAVRDRATTGRLLQALDHALALTTRSP from the coding sequence GTGGGTGAGTACGTGACGCCGCTGGTGGTGGGGGTGGGCGGACGCGCGGGGGTCTCCGTGGCGGAGGTCTGCGCCCTGGTCGAGGAGACGCTGCGCGGCGCGGGGCTGGCCACCGGGTCGGTGACGGCCCTGGCCACGGTGGAGTCGAAGACGGCGGAGGCGGGTCTCGCCGGGGCGGCGGAACGTTTCGGCGTACCGCTCGTCGGCTACTCCGCCGAGCGGCTGGCCGCCATCGTGGTGCCGCATCCCTCGGACGCGGTCCGCGACGCGGCCGGTACCTCCTCGGTGGCCGAGGCCGCCGCCCTCGCGGGGGGCGGGGAACTCCTCGTGCCCAAGCGCCGGTCGATGGCCGCCACCTGCGCCGTGGCCACCGCACAGGCGCACGACCTGCGCCACCACGGGGACGCCGAGGTGTTGGACGCGGGTGAGGCGCTGGTGGACCTGGCCGTGAACGTACGGACGGACACGCCCCCGCAGTGGCTCAGGCAGCGGATCGCCGACTGTCTCGGCGACCTGGCCGCGTACCCGGACGGCCGGGCGGCCCGCGCGGCCGTCGCGGACCGGCACGGGCTGCCGGTGGAGCGCGTCCTGCTGACGGCGGGAGCGGCGGAGGCCTTCGTGCTGATCGCCCGGGCCCTGGGCGCCGTACGGCCCGTGGTGGTGCATCCGCAGTTCACCGAGCCCGAGGCGGCCCTGCGGGACGCCGGGCACCGGGTGGAACGGGTGGTGCTGAGCGCGGAGGACGGGTTCCGGCTGGACCCGGCCGAGGTGCCCGAGGACGCGGACCTGGTGATCGTGGGGAATCCGACCAACCCGACGTCGGTCCTACACCCGGCGGCGGACCTGGCGCAGTTGGCCCGGCCGGGCCGGATCCTGGTGGTCGACGAGGCGTTCATGGACGCGGTCCCGGGGGAACGGGAGGCGCTGGCCGGGCGGATGGACGTGCCGGGACTGGTGGTGCTGCGGAGCCTGACCAAGACCTGGGGGCTGGCGGGGCTGCGGATCGGCTACGTGCTGGCGGAGCCCTCGGTGATCGCGAAGCTCGCGGCGGCGCAACCGCTGTGGCCGGTGTCCACTCCGGCGCTGGTGGCGGCGGAGGCCTGCGTGGCCCCGGCGGCACTGGCCGAGGCCGAGGCGGCCGCGCGGCGGATCGCGGTGGACCGGGCCCATCTGCTGGCCGGGCTCGCGGAGTTCGACGAGGTCACGGTGGCGGGGGTGGCGGAGGGGCCGTTCGTCCTGATCAAGGTGGCCGGGGCGGCGGAGATCCGTACCCGGCTGCGCGCCCTGGGCTTCGCGGTGCGGCGGGGTGACACCTTCCCCGGGCTGGACCCCTCGTGGCTGCGGCTGGCGGTGCGGGACCGCGCCACGACGGGCCGTCTCCTCCAGGCCCTGGACCACGCGCTCGCCCTGACCACGCGCTCGCCCTGA
- a CDS encoding cobyric acid synthase has product MTATRRGGGLLVAGTTSDAGKSVVTAGICRWLTRRGVKVAPFKAQNMSLNSFVTREGAEIGRAQAMQAQAARVEPTALMNPVLLKPGGDQSSQVVLLGKPVGEMSARGFFGEPGGSSTGKELHGGGRERLLGVVTDCLEQLRGTYDAVICEGAGSPAEINLRRTDIVNMGIARAARFPVVVVGDIDRGGVFASFFGTTALLSPEDQSLIAGYLVNKFRGDVSLLEPGMEMLRGLTGRATYGVLPFRHGLGIDEEDGLRVSLRGAVRESAVAPPVGADVLRVAVCAVPLMSNFTDVDALAAEPGVVVRFVDRAEELVDADLVVVPGTRGTVKALAWLRERGLADALAARAAEGRPVLGICGGFQVLGEHIEDEVESRAGAVDGLGLLPVRVRFAREKTLARPVGSALGEEVSGYEIHHGVAEVLGGTPFLDGCRVGEVWGTHWHGSLESDGFRRAFLREVAAAAGRRFVPAPDTSFGALREEQLDLLGDLIEEHADTDALMRLIEGGAPTGLPFLPPGAP; this is encoded by the coding sequence GTGACGGCTACCAGGCGGGGCGGCGGTCTGTTGGTCGCCGGGACGACCTCGGACGCGGGCAAGAGCGTGGTCACGGCGGGCATCTGTCGCTGGCTGACCCGCCGGGGCGTCAAGGTCGCGCCGTTCAAGGCCCAGAACATGTCGTTGAACTCCTTCGTCACGCGGGAGGGCGCCGAGATCGGGCGGGCCCAGGCCATGCAGGCCCAGGCCGCCCGCGTGGAGCCGACGGCGCTGATGAACCCGGTGCTGCTCAAGCCCGGCGGCGACCAGAGCAGCCAGGTGGTGCTGCTGGGCAAGCCGGTGGGCGAGATGAGCGCGCGCGGGTTCTTCGGGGAGCCCGGCGGGTCCTCGACCGGGAAGGAGCTGCACGGGGGCGGTCGGGAACGGCTCCTCGGGGTCGTCACGGACTGTCTGGAGCAGCTCCGGGGCACGTATGACGCCGTGATCTGCGAGGGGGCGGGCAGTCCGGCCGAGATCAACCTGCGCCGGACCGACATCGTGAACATGGGCATCGCGCGGGCCGCGCGCTTCCCCGTGGTCGTGGTCGGGGACATCGACCGGGGCGGGGTCTTCGCGTCGTTCTTCGGGACCACGGCGCTGCTGTCGCCCGAGGACCAGTCGCTGATCGCGGGTTACCTGGTGAACAAGTTCCGCGGCGACGTGTCGTTGCTGGAGCCGGGCATGGAGATGCTGCGCGGGCTGACCGGTCGGGCCACGTACGGCGTGCTGCCGTTCCGGCACGGGCTGGGCATCGACGAGGAGGACGGCCTGCGGGTCTCGCTGCGGGGCGCGGTGCGCGAGTCCGCGGTGGCCCCGCCGGTGGGCGCGGACGTGCTGCGCGTCGCGGTCTGCGCGGTCCCGCTGATGTCGAACTTCACGGACGTCGACGCGCTCGCGGCGGAGCCGGGGGTGGTGGTCCGGTTCGTGGACCGGGCCGAGGAGTTGGTCGACGCCGACCTGGTCGTCGTACCGGGCACCCGCGGCACGGTGAAGGCGTTGGCGTGGCTGCGGGAGCGCGGTCTCGCCGACGCGCTGGCCGCGCGGGCGGCCGAGGGCCGGCCGGTCCTGGGGATCTGCGGCGGGTTCCAGGTGCTCGGCGAGCACATCGAGGACGAGGTGGAGTCCCGGGCGGGCGCCGTCGACGGTCTCGGCCTGCTGCCGGTACGGGTCCGTTTCGCGCGGGAGAAGACCCTGGCGCGGCCCGTGGGCTCCGCGCTGGGCGAGGAGGTCTCGGGGTACGAGATCCACCACGGCGTGGCCGAGGTGCTGGGCGGGACCCCCTTCCTGGACGGCTGCCGGGTCGGCGAGGTGTGGGGAACGCACTGGCACGGCTCGCTGGAGTCGGACGGCTTCCGCCGGGCCTTCCTGCGGGAGGTCGCGGCCGCGGCCGGGCGGCGTTTCGTCCCGGCGCCGGACACCTCGTTCGGCGCGCTGCGCGAGGAACAGCTCGACTTGCTGGGCGACCTGATCGAGGAACACGCCGACACCGACGCGCTGATGCGGCTGATCGAGGGCGGGGCCCCGACGGGCCTCCCCTTCCTGCCGCCGGGCGCCCCGTGA
- a CDS encoding putative cobaltochelatase, with product MSSAHFPFSAVVGQDDLRLALLLNAVSPAVGGVLVRGEKGTAKSTAVRALSALLPRVDVVPGCRFSCAPAAPDPDCPDGPHEAGPGGERPARMVELPVGASEDRLVGSLDIERALSEGVKAFEPGLLADAHRGILYVDEVNLLHDHLVDVLLDAAAMGASYVEREGVSVRHAARFLLVGTMNPEEGELRPQLLDRFGLTVEVAASREPAQRVEVVRRRLAYEDDPAGFASRWAGDEHDVRARVVAARALLPRVVLGDTSLLQIAATCAGFEVDGMRADIVMARTATALAAWAGRTDVVKEDVRQAALLALPHRRRRAPFDAPGLDEDKLDRILDEFPDDEPEPEPEPEGPDDRGPGDEGPDDGGPDGGGGAPQGEEPQAPDSPEAPGTPDTGGTSDAGEAPDAPESTEDPRSPAPRGGAPEQAAVRASEPFRTKMLSVPGLGEGAAGRRSRARTAHGRTTGSQRPRGQLTKLHLAATVHAAAPHQKARGRSGRGLVVRKDDLRQATREGREGNLVLFVVDASGSMAARQRMSAVKGAVLSLLLDAYQRRDKVGLITFRGAGAELALPPTSSVDAAAARLEQLPTGGRTPLAAGLLKAREVLRIERLRDPSRRPLLVVVTDGRATSAGGLGGDARELAGRGARLLAAEGVTSVVVDCESGPVRLGLAGVLAADLGGPAVSLDGLRADSLAGLVKNVRTSVESARSPQGAGNRRAA from the coding sequence ATGAGCAGCGCCCACTTTCCGTTCTCGGCCGTGGTCGGGCAGGACGACCTGCGGTTGGCCCTGCTCCTCAACGCCGTGAGCCCGGCGGTCGGCGGCGTGCTCGTGCGCGGCGAGAAGGGGACCGCGAAGTCCACCGCCGTGCGCGCGCTCTCCGCGCTGCTGCCGCGGGTGGACGTCGTGCCCGGCTGCCGGTTCTCGTGCGCGCCCGCCGCGCCCGACCCCGACTGCCCCGACGGACCCCACGAGGCGGGTCCCGGCGGGGAGCGCCCGGCCCGGATGGTCGAGCTGCCCGTCGGCGCCTCCGAGGACCGTCTGGTCGGCTCCCTCGACATCGAACGCGCCCTGTCCGAGGGGGTGAAGGCCTTCGAGCCCGGCCTGTTGGCCGACGCGCACCGGGGGATCCTGTACGTCGACGAGGTGAACCTGCTCCACGACCACCTGGTGGACGTGCTGCTCGACGCCGCCGCGATGGGCGCCTCGTACGTCGAGCGCGAGGGCGTCTCCGTACGGCACGCGGCCCGGTTCCTGCTCGTCGGGACGATGAACCCGGAGGAGGGCGAGCTGCGCCCGCAGCTCCTGGACCGGTTCGGGCTGACCGTCGAGGTCGCCGCGTCGCGCGAGCCGGCGCAGCGCGTCGAGGTGGTGCGCCGCCGGCTGGCGTACGAGGACGACCCCGCCGGGTTCGCGAGCCGCTGGGCCGGTGACGAGCACGACGTGCGCGCCCGTGTGGTGGCCGCGCGGGCCCTGCTGCCGCGGGTCGTGCTCGGTGACACCTCGTTGTTGCAGATCGCCGCCACCTGCGCCGGTTTCGAGGTCGACGGCATGCGCGCCGACATCGTGATGGCCCGTACGGCGACGGCCCTGGCCGCCTGGGCCGGGCGGACCGACGTGGTCAAGGAGGACGTGCGGCAGGCCGCGCTGCTGGCGCTCCCCCACCGCCGCCGCCGGGCCCCGTTCGACGCGCCCGGCCTCGACGAGGACAAGCTGGACCGGATCCTGGACGAGTTCCCCGACGACGAACCGGAGCCCGAACCGGAACCCGAGGGCCCGGACGACCGCGGCCCCGGCGACGAGGGCCCGGACGACGGCGGGCCGGACGGCGGCGGCGGCGCGCCGCAGGGCGAGGAGCCCCAGGCACCGGACTCCCCCGAGGCGCCGGGGACCCCCGACACCGGGGGGACCTCCGACGCCGGGGAGGCTCCCGACGCGCCGGAGTCCACCGAGGACCCGCGGTCCCCGGCCCCGCGGGGTGGCGCCCCGGAGCAGGCCGCCGTACGGGCCTCCGAGCCGTTCCGCACCAAGATGTTGAGCGTGCCCGGGCTCGGCGAGGGCGCGGCCGGCCGTCGCTCGCGTGCCCGGACGGCGCACGGCCGGACCACCGGCTCCCAGCGCCCCCGGGGGCAGCTGACGAAGCTGCACCTGGCCGCGACCGTGCACGCCGCCGCCCCGCACCAGAAGGCGCGCGGGCGCAGCGGGCGCGGGCTGGTGGTGCGCAAGGACGACCTGCGGCAGGCCACCCGGGAGGGCCGCGAGGGCAACCTGGTGCTCTTCGTCGTGGACGCGTCGGGTTCGATGGCCGCCCGGCAGCGCATGAGCGCGGTCAAGGGCGCCGTGCTGTCGCTGCTCCTGGACGCCTACCAGCGCCGGGACAAGGTCGGTCTGATCACCTTCCGGGGTGCGGGCGCCGAGCTGGCGTTGCCGCCGACGTCCTCGGTGGACGCGGCCGCCGCGCGGCTGGAGCAGTTGCCGACCGGGGGCCGCACCCCGCTGGCCGCCGGTCTGTTGAAGGCGCGCGAGGTGCTGCGGATCGAGCGGCTGCGGGACCCTTCGCGGCGGCCGCTGCTGGTGGTCGTCACCGACGGGCGGGCCACGTCGGCCGGCGGTCTGGGCGGCGACGCGCGGGAGTTGGCCGGGCGCGGGGCGCGGCTGTTGGCCGCCGAGGGGGTCACCTCGGTCGTCGTCGACTGTGAGAGCGGGCCGGTCCGGCTGGGCCTGGCCGGGGTGTTGGCCGCCGATCTGGGCGGGCCCGCGGTCAGCCTCGACGGGCTGCGGGCCGACAGCCTGGCGGGGCTCGTGAAGAACGTTCGTACATCGGTGGAATCCGCCCGGTCGCCGCAGGGCGCCGGCAACAGGAGGGCCGCGTAA
- a CDS encoding ZIP family metal transporter has protein sequence MAVIVALGAFLMTLAGGWTAQRVTDRRHLVLGLAGGLMLGVVGLDLLPEAMHAAGRPVFGVPLALLLFVTGFLVAHVVERLLAVRQHAHGAADGDGAGGEHGGRVPEVGLTAAAAMVGHSLADGVALGAAFQVGGGMGVAVTLAVITHDFADGFNTYTLTRLYGNDRRKALMMLFADAVAPVVGAASTLLFTLPEEPLGAYLGFFGGALLYLAAAEILPEAHHKHPALSTLMCTVGGVAGIWLVVGLAD, from the coding sequence ATGGCGGTGATCGTGGCGTTGGGCGCGTTCCTGATGACGCTGGCGGGCGGATGGACGGCGCAACGCGTCACGGACCGCCGCCACCTCGTGCTGGGTCTGGCCGGCGGGCTGATGCTCGGCGTCGTGGGCCTGGACCTGCTCCCGGAGGCGATGCACGCGGCCGGCCGGCCGGTCTTCGGCGTCCCGCTCGCCCTGCTGCTCTTCGTCACCGGCTTCCTCGTCGCGCACGTGGTGGAACGCCTGTTGGCCGTGCGACAGCACGCGCACGGCGCCGCGGACGGGGACGGCGCCGGCGGCGAGCACGGCGGCCGGGTCCCCGAGGTCGGTCTCACCGCCGCCGCCGCGATGGTCGGCCACAGCCTCGCCGACGGAGTGGCCCTGGGCGCGGCCTTCCAGGTCGGCGGCGGCATGGGCGTGGCCGTGACGCTCGCCGTCATCACCCACGACTTCGCCGACGGATTCAACACGTACACCCTGACCCGGCTCTACGGGAACGACCGCCGCAAGGCGCTGATGATGCTGTTCGCCGACGCGGTCGCGCCCGTCGTGGGCGCCGCGTCCACTCTGCTGTTCACCCTTCCGGAGGAACCGCTCGGAGCGTACCTGGGCTTCTTCGGCGGTGCCTTGCTGTACCTGGCCGCCGCCGAGATCCTCCCCGAGGCGCACCACAAGCACCCCGCCCTGTCCACGCTGATGTGCACGGTGGGCGGGGTGGCCGGGATCTGGCTCGTGGTCGGCCTCGCGGACTGA